The Kluyveromyces lactis strain NRRL Y-1140 chromosome B complete sequence genome contains a region encoding:
- the HOC1 gene encoding alpha-1,6-mannosyltransferase (similar to uniprot|P47124 Saccharomyces cerevisiae YJR075W HOC1 Alpha-1 6-mannosyltransferase involved in cell wall mannan biosynthesis subunit of a Golgi-localized complex that also contains Anp1p Mnn9p Mnn11p and Mnn10p identified as a suppressor of a cell lysis sensitive pkc1-371 allele), which yields MAKGKRNNWRRIATIAIPLVFAVVVLFKMLNYSTTAADLQTLLQNLPKEINMGSSEQSDRKIMEKFEKLSQDMLKKQDDQARRFDRERKVLEKKIQALKQPARHATLREKLAVVFEYGTTQRFPAFVWQSWPYSDDDDRLDPTLKKYERNWANKNPGFVHEIVNDDTAAAFVHGFYATVPEVIEAYDSLPTSILKIDFFKYLILLARGGVWADVDTDLLQPVPNWIPENVSPKEIGLIIGIEHDSKTPDWRSSYLRRLQFGNWVVQAKPGHPVIREMVARVTETTLEKKYADELNMNLRNDLTIMGWTGTGAWTDVIFTYFNDYVQSGVLDKITWKHFHNLKVPKLVGDILVFPEVSFNAPQADSDTDSKQLTNSALHFATHTKMKSWKNQQKLRGYK from the coding sequence ATGGCCAAGGGCAAGAGAAATAACTGGAGAAGGATAGCCACCATTGCAATTCCGTTGGTGTTTGCAGTGGTggttcttttcaagatgCTTAACTACAGTACGACTGCTGCAGATTTGCAGACACTATTACAGAATTTACCTAAGGAGATTAATATGGGTTCTTCCGAGCAATCAGACCGTAAAATTATGGAGAaatttgagaaattgaGCCAGGATATGCTAAAGAAACAGGACGATCAGGCAAGAAGGTTTGATAGAGAGAGGAAAGtcttggagaagaagattcaagCGTTGAAGCAACCTGCCAGACATGCGACTTTGAGAGAGAAGTTGGCCGTTGTGTTTGAGTACGGTACCACTCAGAGATTCCCCGCTTTTGTTTGGCAAAGTTGGCCGTATTCCGATGACGATGACAGGTTGGATCctacattgaaaaaatacGAACGGAACTGGGCTAATAAAAACCCTGGTTTCGTTCACGAGATTGTCAACGACGATACTGCTGCGGCGTTTGTGCATGGTTTCTATGCTACAGTTCCTGAAGTGATAGAAGCTTATGATTCTTTGCCTACGTCGATCTTAAAGATCGATTTCTTTAAGTACCTCATCTTGCTGGCGCGTGGTGGTGTCTGGGCAGATGTCGACACTGATCTGTTGCAACCAGTACCCAATTGGATCCCAGAGAACGTGTCTCCAAAGGAAATCGGGTTGATTATTGGTATTGAACACGACTCGAAGACTCCTGATTGGAGATCTTCTTATTTGAGAAGATTGCAATTTGGCAATTGGGTCGTACAAGCCAAGCCAGGCCATCCAGTGATCCGTGAAATGGTCGCAAGGGTCACTGAGACTacattggaaaaaaaatacgCTGATGAACTTAACATGAACCTAAGAAACGATCTGACCATTATGGGCTGGACCGGAACTGGTGCTTGGACCGACGTAATATTCACCTATTTCAACGATTACGTTCAAAGTGGTGTTTTAGACAAGATCACTTGGAAACATTTCCATAACTTAAAGGTACCCAAACTGGTCGGAGACATTCTAGTGTTCCCAGAAGTTAGTTTCAATGCGCCACAAGCTGATTCAGACACGGATTCTAAACAGTTGACTAACAGTGCGCTACATTTCGCAACACATACCAAAATGAAGTCATGGAAGAACCAGCAAAAACTCCGCGGCTACAAATAA
- the MOG1 gene encoding Ran GTPase-binding protein MOG1 (similar to uniprot|P47123 Saccharomyces cerevisiae YJR074W MOG1 Conserved nuclear protein that interacts with GTP-Gsp1p which is a Ran homolog of the Ras GTPase family and stimulates nucleotide release involved in nuclear protein import nucleotide release is inhibited by Yrb1p) — MSHWIRQELYGGAISTVIPKTFLDASMLRQVPDTQEVFVNSRRENEPSEDGLGFDESVIVDLMQRVEENNDRKALDIHLAEISELNGSQKWTVIDHQEQTELKSQTCIVVETAYKWGKQSMKETVVMCVALLRLDQFDTDVIISVHVPISSEQELKAMEQAIAQNSPEKLPQRVHASYSLLRDMISSFKVEDPSLFA, encoded by the coding sequence ATGTCCCATTGGATCAGACAAGAATTGTACGGCGGTGCCATCAGCACCGTCATTCCCAAGACGTTTCTTGATGCTTCAATGCTAAGGCAAGTACCAGACACACAGGAAGTGTTCGTGAATAGCAGACGTGAGAATGAACCTAGTGAGGATGGGCTCGGGTTCGATGAAAGTGTGATCGTAGACCTAATGCAGCGTGTGGAAGAGAATAATGACAGAAAAGCGTTAGATATCCATTTGGCAGAAATTTCAGAACTCAACGGATCACAGAAATGGACAGTAATTGACCATCAAGAGCAAACGGAACTCAAATCACAGACATGTATCGTTGTTGAGACCGCATACAAGTGGGGCAAACAATCGATGAAGGAAACCGTAGTAATGTGTGTTGCATTGCTCAGGTTGGATCAATTCGATACCGACGTCATCATTTCTGTTCACGTGCCTATCTCATCGGAACAAGAACTGAAGGCCATGGAACAGGCAATTGCGCAAAACTCACCGGAAAAGCTACCTCAAAGGGTGCACGCGTCCTATTCGTTGCTTCGGGACATGATCTCGAGCTTCAAAGTGGAGGATCCATCGTTATTTGCATGA
- the DOA1 gene encoding Doa1p (similar to uniprot|P36037 Saccharomyces cerevisiae YKL213C DOA1 WD repeat protein required for ubiquitin-mediated protein degradation forms complex with Cdc48p plays a role in controlling cellular ubiquitin concentration also promotes efficient NHEJ in postdiauxic/stationary phase) has protein sequence MYQLSAQLRGHTQDVRSVVSLSTTQVASASRDGTVRIWNLDADGNWEGSIAFSSEKFVNSLTYDAKQCVLFCGGQEKIIYGVSPLLALGQEPVYTLVGHEGNICSLSGDFESLVSSSWDKTAKVWTNGIVKWELKGHSASVWDAKLLNDGSVLTASADTTVKLWKNGTLAKTFDKLHSDVVRNICILDDGKHFVSCSNDGTLKLSNLEGGILHEFIGHESFVYAVKQLPSGDIVSCGEDRTVRIWNMDGTIKQVITLPAISIWTVDVLPNGDIVVGSSDKIIRIFTENEQRLASQEEITSLQKQVEESAVNAQTMGFDESKLKPSSVLQKPGEKEGQIVVVKNENGVIEAHQFTGGSWSKVGDVVSSAGSDNKVEYEGKNYDFVFDVDIEEGKPPLKLPVNANDNPYDVADKFIIRYELPTSYKDQIVQFIVTNTKSTTLDQPSDISRHADVNYKIFPVKKYLKLTSFNPDSLFNGIVKLNQAENTFDDDALGAIGSALHDVENNIELLYAHACIIKNQWKGNKTPAYDIVRILTPKLPSSDDMSEFIEEGLSQENPISTMLTTRMLANCFSNQIWGKELMGKPALYDSVFQILDGDYPNCKPQQKDNLAIAIATLLFNYTVYILESNDQQILPIIADVLNTKYGSSSLFLNSEEATYRLLIAYGNLATVEPSLHQYAKSISWIIRAKDKYGKIGRFEDVFEDLFR, from the coding sequence ATGTACCAACTTAGCGCACAATTGCGTGGTCACACACAGGACGTGAGGAGTGTGGTTTCTTTAAGTACGACTCAGGTGGCAAGTGCCTCTAGAGATGGTACAGTTAGGATATGGAATTTGGATGCGGATGGGAATTGGGAAGGTTCTATTGCGTTTAGCAGTGAAAAGTTTGTGAACAGTTTGACGTACGATGCTAAGCAGTGTGTTCTATTTTGCGGTGGCCAAGAAAAGATTATTTACGGTGTGTCTCCGTTGCTTGCTCTGGGGCAAGAACCGGTTTATACTTTAGTAGGCCATGAGGGGAACATTTGCTCACTTTCTGGAGACTTTGAAAGCCTAGTGAGCTCCTCTTGGGACAAGACTGCTAAAGTGTGGACTAATGGGATTGTAAAATGGGAACTTAAGGGACATTCGGCCTCTGTATGGGATGCCAAGCTCTTGAACGATGGGAGCGTCCTTACAGCGTCAGCAGATACTACAGTTAAGTTATGGAAAAATGGTACGCTGGCTAAGACTTTTGATAAGTTACATTCCGATGTGGTTAGAAATATATGTATTCTTGACGATGGAAAGCATTTTGTTAGTTGTTCCAACGATGGTACTTTGAAGCTATCCAACTTGGAAGGCGGTATTTTGCACGAGTTTATAGGTCATGAAAGCTTTGTCTATGCTGTGAAACAACTGCCAAGCGGAGATATTGTGTCTTGTGGTGAGGATAGAACCGTTCGTATTTGGAACATGGATGGAACTATCAAACAAGTCATTACTTTACCAGCGATCTCCATTTGGACCGTCGATGTGTTACCCAATGGCGATATTGTTGTTGGTAGCAGTGACAAAATCATCAGAATCTTTACTGAGAATGAGCAAAGACTTGCATCCCAGGAAGAGATCACATCTTTGCAAAAACAAGTGGAGGAATCTGCCGTTAACGCACAGACGATGGGGTTTGACGAATCGAAGTTGAAACCATCGTCAGTGCTTCAGAAGCCGGGTGAAAAGGAGGGTCAGATTGTTGTTGTCAAGAATGAGAATGGTGTTATAGAGGCACATCAGTTCACGGGAGGTTCTTGGAGTAAAGTCGGAGACGTTGTTTCATCTGCCGGTAGCGATAATAAGGTTGAATATGAGGGTAAGAATTACGATTTCGTGTTTGATGTTGACATCGAAGAAGGCAAACCACCGTTGAAACTACCCGTCAATGCAAACGATAATCCGTACGATGTTGCAGATAAATTCATAATTAGATACGAGTTGCCAACAAGTTATAAGGATCAAATTGTCCAATTCATTGTGACAAATACTAAGTCGACTACATTAGATCAACCTTCTGATATTTCCAGACATGCAGACGTCAATTATAAGATATTCCCCGTGAAGAAGTACCTAAAACTTACATCTTTCAACCCAGattctttgttcaatggTATTGTGAAACTTAATCAGGCAGAAAATACCTTTGACGATGACGCACTTGGGGCAATCGGTTCAGCTTTGCACGATGTGGAAAACAACATTGAACTATTGTATGCGCATGCATGCATCATTAAAAATCAATGGAAGGGGAACAAAACACCCGCATACGATATAGTTAGAATTCTAACCCCAAAGTTACCTTCAAGTGACGACATGAGTGAGTTTATCGAGGAAGGACTTTCACAAGAAAATCCAATCTCTACAATGCTAACTACAAGAATGTTAGCCAACTGTTTCTCTAACCAAATTTGGGGGAAAGAGCTCATGGGTAAGCCAGCATTGTACGATTCCGTGTTCCAAATATTGGACGGTGATTATCCAAATTGCAAACCTCAACAAAAAGACAACTTGGCTATTGCAATCGCCACTCTACTCTTCAATTATACCGTATACATCCTGGAATCCAATGATCAacaaattcttccaatCATTGCTGATGTACTTAATACAAAATACGGATCATCATCTCTGTTCCTCAACAGTGAAGAAGCTACATATAGACTCCTAATCGCTTACGGAAATCTAGCCACTGTAGAACCATCGTTACATCAATACGCTAAATCCATCTCCTGGATTATCAGAGCTAAGGATAAATACGGTAAGATAGGTAGATTCGAAGATGTATTCGAAGACTTATTTAGATGA
- the TRP3 gene encoding bifunctional anthranilate synthase/indole-3-glycerol-phosphate synthase (highly similar to uniprot|P00937 Saccharomyces cerevisiae YKL211C TRP3 anthranilate synthase Component II and indole-3-phosphate (multifunctional enzyme)), protein MSAKRVVLIDNYDSFTWNIYEYLCTEGAEVLVFRNDKITVEEVEALNPDIVMISPGPGHPETDSGISRDCIAFFCGKVPVFGVCMGQQCMFDVFGGEVSFAGEIVHGKTSPIFHDGKGFFRKVPQGVAVTRYHSLAGAKETLPDVLEVSARTETGIIMGVRHKKYTVEGVQFHPESILTESGHQMIKNILEVSGGTWDENAANLARNELGKTASTDKAKSILETIYEKRREDVQLQSTIPGYRFSDLEANYKLGLAPRVQDFYARLTATEKTAVLAEVKRASPSKGDIDLSVVASEQALKYGQAGASAISVLTEPHWFKGSIEDLRNVRKVLEVAFANDESKRPCVLRKEFIFSKYQILEARLAGADTVLLIVKMLDDNLLKELYDYAKSLDLEPLVEVNSAEELKRALAIGSRVIGVNNRDLHSFNVDLSTTSKLVSSVPEGTLLIALSGITIAADADQYKKEGVHGVLVGEALMRAESVNKFIEELIN, encoded by the coding sequence ATGTCCGCTAAAAGAGTTGTTTTGATCGATAACTACGATTCGTTCACCTGGAACATCTATGAATATCTTTGCACTGAGGGTGCTGAAGTTTTAGTTTTCAGAAATGATAAGATTACTgtggaagaagttgaagcaTTGAACCCTGATATTGTCATGATTTCACCGGGTCCAGGTCATCCAGAGACCGATTCCGGGATATCAAGAGACTGTATCGCATTCTTCTGCGGCAAAGTCCCTGTGTTTGGTGTCTGCATGGGTCAGCAATGTATGTTTGATGTCTTTGGCGGTGAAGTTAGCTTTGCTGGAGAAATTGTTCATGGTAAGACTTCACCAATATTCCATGATGGAAAAGGTTTCTTTAGAAAAGTACCTCAAGGTGTCGCAGTGACGCGGTACCATTCGCTTGCTGGCGCCAAGGAAACACTTCCTGATGTGCTTGAAGTTAGTGCAAGAACGGAGACTGGAATTATTATGGGTGTGAGACATAAGAAATACACTGTGGAAGGTGTGCAATTCCATCCAGAATCTATCTTGACCGAGAGTGGGCATCAAATGATCAAGAATATTCTTGAAGTATCAGGAGGTACTTGGGATGAGAACGCAGCTAACTTGGCTAGGAATGAGCTCGGAAAGACAGCCAGCACTGATAAAGCGAAATCTATCTTGGAAACTATTTACGAAAAACGCCGTGAAGACGTTCAACTGCAATCGACGATCCCAGGTTATCGGTTCTCTGATTTAGAAGCCAACTATAAGTTAGGTTTAGCTCCAAGGGTACAAGATTTCTATGCAAGATTAACTGCTACTGAGAAAACAGCAGTCTTGGCTGAAGTGAAGAGAGCTTCTCCATCGAAGGGTGACATTGATTTGAGTGTCGTTGCTTCAGAGCAAGCGTTGAAGTATGGTCAGGCAGGTGCTTCAGCGATCTCTGTATTGACCGAACCTCACTGGTTCAAAGGTTccattgaagatttgagaAATGTAAGAAAAGTGTTGGAGGTGGCATTTGCCAATGACGAATCGAAAAGACCATGTGTATTACGCAAAgaattcattttctcaaAGTACCAAATCCTAGAAGCTAGACTTGCAGGCGCTGATACTGTGCTATTGATCGTGAAGATGCTTGACGACAACTTGTTGAAGGAACTGTACGATTATGCAAAAAGTTTGGATTTAGAACCTCTAGTGGAAGTAAACTCCGCAGAAGAACTAAAACGTGCGTTGGCAATTGGATCAAGAGTGATCGGAGTTAATAACAGAGACTTGCACTCTTTCAACGTAGATTTGAGTACTACCTCAAAATTGGTCAGTTCTGTACCAGAGGGAACCCTACTAATTGCTTTATCTGGAATAACAATAGCAGCTGATGCTGATCAATATAAAAAGGAAGGTGTTCATGGTGTTCTTGTTGGAGAAGCTCTCATGAGAGCTGAATCTGTAAATAAATTCATCGAGGAGCTAATCAACTAA
- the CDC11 gene encoding septin CDC11 (similar to uniprot|P32458 Saccharomyces cerevisiae YJR076C CDC11 Component of the septin ring of the mother-bud neck that is required for cytokinesis septins recruit proteins to the neck and can act as a barrier to diffusion at the membrane and they comprise the 10nm filaments seen with EM), producing MASIIQASAALRKRKNLKRGIQFTVMVVGQSGCGRSTFINTLCGQKVVDTSTTIMLPTDTNTQIDVQLREEIVELEDEEGLKIQLNIIDTPGFGDSLDNSPSFDIISDYIRHQYDEILLEESRVRRNPRFKDGRVHCCLYLINPTGHGLKEIDVEFIRRLGTLVNVIPVISKADSLTAEELKLNKKLIAKDIDYYSLPIYNFPFDEEDASDEDYQTNTYLRGLLPFSIIGSNDVFESADGSVIRGRKYPWGTLDVEDANISDFVVLRNTLLISHLHDMKEFTHEILYERYRTEALSGEMPTVGTTTHNRAFSTTNNEYLGSPAVSGRESVRGNGLPSALGNNDSTSLHSNNASSNQDTYLAREEQIKLEEERLRVFEERVQQELQLKRQELLQREQELREIEERLEKEAQLKQEGIKLEQ from the coding sequence ATGGCAAGTATTATTCAGGCATCTGCCGCTTTGCGTAAACggaagaacttgaagagaGGAATTCAGTTCACGGTGATGGTTGTTGGTCAGTCTGGGTGCGGTAGGTCGACGTTCATTAACACTCTATGTGGACAGAAAGTGGTAGATACTTCTACCACGATTATGTTACCAACGGACACAAATACGCAGATTGATGTGCAATTGAGGGAAGAAATCGTTGAGTtagaagacgaagaaggtCTTAAGatccaattgaatatcaTTGATACTCCGGGATTCGGCGACTCTTTGGATAATTCTCCATCGTTTGACATTATCTCTGATTACATTCGTCACCAGTACGATGAAATTTTGTTGGAAGAGAGCCGTGTAAGGAGAAATCCTCGGTTTAAAGATGGTAGGGTGCATTGTTGTTTATATTTGATCAATCCTACTGGACATGGATTGAAAGAGATTGACGTGGAATTCATCAGAAGACTAGGTACTCTAGTGAACGTGATCCCCGTTATCAGTAAAGCAGATTCCTTGACCGCTGaagagttgaaattgaacaagaaattgatcGCAAAGGATATCGACTATTATTCGCTACCTATCTACAACTTCCCATTCGATGAGGAAGACGCGTCAGACGAAGattatcaaacaaacaCATATCTCAGAGGTTTACTGCCCTTCTCTATCATCGGTTCCAACGATGTGTTTGAATCTGCAGACGGGTCCGTGATTCGTGGTAGAAAATATCCATGGGGAACCCTTGACGTCGAGGATGCTAACATCTCTGATTTCGTCGTCCTAAGGAACACTCTACTCATTTCACATTTACACGATATGAAGGAATTTACTCATGAGATCCTATACGAAAGATACAGAACTGAAGCCTTGTCCGGTGAGATGCCAACTGTAGGAACTACGACTCATAACAGAGCTTTCAGCACCACGAACAACGAATACCTAGGATCACCCGCTGTATCTGGTAGAGAATCTGTGAGGGGCAATGGATTACCATCTGCGTTGGGGAACAATGATTCGACTTCTTTACATTCTAACAACGCGTCATCGAACCAGGACACTTACTTGGCAAGagaagaacaaatcaagctagaagaagaaagattaaGGGTTTTCGAAGAAAGAGTGCAACAAGAATTGCAATTGAAGAGACAGGAATTGCTGCAAAGAGAGCAAGAATTAAGAGAAATCGAAGAGAGGCTAGAAAAGGAAGCCCAATTGAAACAGGAAGGAATCAAATTGGAACAATAA
- the SAC1 gene encoding phosphatidylinositol-3-phosphatase SAC1 (similar to uniprot|P32368 Saccharomyces cerevisiae YKL212W SAC1 Lipid phosphoinositide phosphatase of the ER and Golgi involved in protein trafficking and secretion): protein MRGPLLVCQEKDRVLLKVASSSSKNDAVLNVSTHENEVNVLGSTEFPVRGNIMKVAALIGIIKLKFGKYVIIANRVEEAGCLNGHNVYKVAEHTIISVDKKQRPDSDESQYLQLLEQHLAGATLFYSYGYDLTNSAQRNEELESSAVSWEQADRRFFWNYYVTESLQKLAKVDDRVSDFIIPMIYGYAKVVDTVFHATPISIGLITRRSIFRAGTRYFRRGIDEHGNVGNFNETEQVLCVQKPMKDGYHFFSFLQTRGSVPVYWAELNNLKYKPNLLLAENSSLDATKKHFDEQTRLYNENYLVNLVNQKGHELPVKEAYEQVVTALNDPKLHYIYFDFHHECRNMQWHKVKLLLDHLQSMGLSNKDFFHKTLDANGVTLQVFSKQQSVVRTNCMDCLDRTNVVQSVLAHWVLQEEFKTVGLTDDTGLWELDKNLLFEFQSFWADNADAVSVAYSGTGALKTDFTRTGKRTYLGAIKDGINSISRYYQNNLTDGPREDAFDLFLGNFRPYASVVHSPFPDRRPMLIQAVPTMIYAALTVMMATILFPKNHFTSAKNLSFFFGSFSIVVLCTHFVFKRGIQYVNWPKLVDLGYLIAEHTHNKEKQFKGVRYVPDPKFVKPNSFKRD from the coding sequence ATGAGAGGTCCGTTACTTGTGTGCCAGGAGAAGGATAGGGTCCTGTTAAAGGTAGCcagttcttcttcgaagaaCGACGCGGTTCTAAATGTGTCAACACACGAGAACGAGGTGAACGTTTTGGGCAGTACTGAGTTTCCTGTTCGTGGAAATATCATGAAGGTGGCTGCGTTGATCGGTATCATCAAGTTGAAGTTCGGTAAGTACGTGATTATTGCCAATAGAGTCGAGGAAGCTGGTTGTTTGAACGGTCATAATGTGTACAAGGTGGCTGAGCACACGATTATCAGCGTTGATAAGAAGCAGAGACCAGATTCTGATGAGTCTCAGTATTTGCAGTTATTGGAACAGCATTTAGCTGGTGCGACTCTGTTCTATTCGTATGGTTACGATTTGACAAACAGTGCTCAAAGGAACGAAGAACTAGAGTCATCAGCTGTGTCGTGGGAACAAGCGGACAGGAGGTTCTTTTGGAACTATTACGTGACAGAATCCTTGCAGAAGCTTGCTAAAGTTGATGACAGGGTATCAGACTTCATTATTCCTATGATCTATGGGTATGCTAAGGTTGTTGATACTGTTTTCCATGCGACTCCGATTTCGATTGGATTGATCACGAGAAGGAGTATATTTAGGGCCGGAACTAGATATTTCCGCAGAGGCATTGACGAACACGGTAATGTTGGTAACTTCAACGAGACAGAGCAGGTGCTGTGTGTTCAAAAGCCAATGAAGGATGGCTATcacttcttctcttttttacAAACGAGGGGTTCCGTGCCAGTTTATTGGGCAGAGTTGAACAATTTAAAGTACAAGCCGAACTTGTTGTTGGCTGAGAACAGCTCGTTAGATGCAACCAAGAAGCATTTCGATGAACAAACTCGGTTGTACAATGAAAACTATTTGGTGAATCTAGTCAATCAAAAGGGACACGAATTACCTGTGAAGGAAGCTTACGAACAGGTTGTTACTGCCTTAAATGACCCAAAGCTTCACTATATCTACTTCGATTTCCATCACGAATGTAGGAATATGCAATGGCACAAGGTCAAATTGTTATTGGATCATTTGCAATCAATGGGCTTGTCCAATAAAGATTTCTTCCACAAGACTTTGGATGCTAATGGTGTTACACTGCAAGTTTTCTCCAAGCAGCAATCGGTGGTTAGAACTAACTGTATGGATTGCCTGGACAGAACTAATGTGGTTCAATCCGTGTTAGCTCATTGGGTGTTACAAGAAGAGTTTAAGACTGTTGGATTGACCGACGATACCGGCTTATGGGAATTAGACAAGAACTTGTTGTTTGAATTCCAAAGCTTTTGGGCAGATAACGCAGACGCTGTCAGTGTTGCTTATTCAGGTACTGGGGCATTGAAGACCGATTTCACTAGAACTGGCAAACGTACTTACCTAGGTGCTATAAAGGATGGTATTAACTCTATTTCTCGTTACTATCAAAACAATTTGACAGATGGCCCAAGGGAAGATGCATTCGATTTGTTCCTGGGAAATTTCAGACCTTACGCAAGTGTGGTCCATTCACCATTCCCAGATAGAAGACCAATGCTAATTCAAGCGGTTCCTACCATGATCTACGCTGCCCTCACAGTTATGATGGCAACTATACTTTTCCCCAAGAATCATTTCACAAGTGCGAAGAATctatctttctttttcggATCCTTCAGTATTGTTGTCTTATGCACACATTTCGTATTTAAGAGGGGTATTCAATATGTGAACTGGCCAAAGTTAGTCGATTTAGGGTATTTGATTGCTGAGCACACGCATAACAAGGAGAAACAATTCAAAGGTGTTAGATACGTTCCTGATCCAAAGTTCGTTAAACcaaattccttcaagaGGGACTAG